A DNA window from Carnobacterium funditum DSM 5970 contains the following coding sequences:
- a CDS encoding transcription repressor NadR, which yields MEPSTRRNNIVGTLKKNRTPISASVLAKKLKVSRQIIVGDIALIRATGIDITATPKGYVLNIEESQDERYIRKIACTHKADETQKELYAIVDNGGELIDVIVEHPVYGELKGQLNIGSRHDADQFLRKINKSQANLLSELTQGVHLHTIACKDKEIFDRIIQQLSVENLLYQD from the coding sequence ATGGAGCCTTCTACAAGGAGAAACAACATAGTAGGTACTTTAAAAAAAAACAGAACGCCGATAAGTGCTTCTGTATTAGCGAAAAAATTAAAAGTTAGTCGCCAGATTATTGTTGGCGATATTGCTTTAATTAGAGCTACAGGAATAGATATTACAGCAACACCTAAAGGGTATGTTTTAAATATTGAAGAAAGTCAAGATGAGCGATATATAAGAAAAATTGCTTGTACACATAAAGCTGACGAAACTCAAAAAGAATTATATGCAATAGTGGACAATGGTGGAGAGCTAATTGACGTCATTGTAGAGCATCCCGTCTACGGTGAGTTAAAAGGACAGTTGAATATTGGATCTCGACATGATGCTGACCAATTTCTTCGAAAAATAAATAAATCACAAGCAAACTTATTGTCAGAGTTAACACAAGGTGTTCATTTGCATACAATTGCATGTAAAGATAAAGAAATTTTTGATAGAATCATTCAGCAGCTATCAGTTGAAAACCTGTTGTATCAAGATTAA